One Salvelinus fontinalis isolate EN_2023a unplaced genomic scaffold, ASM2944872v1 scaffold_0041, whole genome shotgun sequence genomic region harbors:
- the LOC129842446 gene encoding zinc finger protein 239-like, giving the protein MPHSSSLKLNPVPAEEEKVCWMEKEALVKEGEEKEEAVIQKQVEGEAVTVKEVEIDVTEEDDDVSVKEEEGEMTVTSKNEEDETGYLFPVSQTQIQASGSKDELSNKMVLRSRSLSNTRERRDYRGSSGEPQQPHDAEEAEKSLSTSKHQQKSHCCSDCGKRFNSSGDLKIHQRIHTGEKPHGCDECGKSFTQLNNLIVHQRTHTGEKPYSCDQCGKSFTQLNNLIVHQRTHTGEKPYSCDQCGKSFTQLNSLIVHQRTHTGEKPYSCDQCGKSFTQLNNLIVHQWTHTGEKPYSCGQCDKRYADKRSLIKHQKIHT; this is encoded by the exons ATGCCTCATAGCTCCAGTCTCAAACTTAACCCCGTTCCTGCTGAAGAAGAGAAGGTCTGCTggatggagaaagaagctctcgtgaaagagggggaggagaaagaggaggctgttatacaaaaacaagtagaaggtgaggctgttaccgtgaaagaagTAGAGATAGACGTTACAGAGGAGGACGacgacgtttcagtgaaagaagaggagggtgAGATGACTGTCACATCGAAAAATGAAGAGGACGAAACTGGATATCTGTTCCCGGTTTCCCAAACGCAAATTCAGGCATCCGGTTCCAAAGATGAACTTAGCaataagatggttttgagaagCCGTTCCCTGAGTAAcacta gagagagacgtgactatcgtggatcctctggggagcctcaacaacctcatgatgctgaagaggcagagaagagtctctccacgtcGAAACACCAGCAGAAATCtcattgctgctctgactgtgggaaaagatTCAACTCTTCAGGAGACCTTAAAATACATCAAAGAATTCACACGGGAGAGAAACCTCATGGCTGTgatgaatgtgggaagagttttactcagctaaaCAACCTGATAGTACACCAGCGtacccacacaggagagaaaccttatagctgtgatcaatgtgggaagagttttactcagctaaaCAACCTGATAGTACACCAGcgtacacacactggagagaagccttatagctgtgatcaatgtgggaagagttttactcagctaaaCAGCCTGATAGTACACCAGcgtacacacactggagagaagccttatagctgtgatcaatgtgggaagagttttactcagctaaaCAACCTGATAGTACACCagtggacacacacaggagagaagccttatagctgtggtcaatgtgacaagagatacgctgataaaagatctctgatcaaacatcagaaaatacatacatga
- the LOC129842464 gene encoding zinc finger protein 180-like, with translation MSPSGVRNYRGSSGEPQKPHDADEAEKSLSRSELLKKHLQRPTGKKSHRCSDCGKRFTSSSIKIHQRTHTGEKPYSCDQCGKSFGQSGDLTVHQRIHTGEKPFSCDQCGKTFTASGYLTVHQRTHTGEKPYSCDQCGKSFITSGHLSRHQRIHTGEKPYSCNQCGKSFTTSGYLTLHQRVHTGEKPYSCGQCGKSFTTSGYLTLHQRTHTGEKSYSCDQR, from the coding sequence tacggaactatcgtggatcctctggggagcctcaaaaacctcatgatgctgacgaggcagagaagagtctctccagatcagaactccTCAAGAAACATCTacagagacccacagggaagaaatctcaccgctgctctgactgtgggaagagattcacctcatcaagCATTAAAattcaccagagaacacacacaggagagaaaccttatagctgtgatcaatgtgggaagagttttggtcaatctggagatctgacagtgcatcagagaatacacacaggagagaaaccttttagctgtgatcaatgtgggaagactTTTACAGCTTCTggctatctgacagtgcaccagagaacacacacaggagagaaaccatatagctgtgatcaatgtgggaagagttttattaCATCTGGCCATCTGTCTcgacaccagagaatacacacaggagagaaaccgtatagctgtaatcaatgtgggaagagttttactacttctggctatctgactttacaccagagagtacacacaggagagaaaccttatagctgtggtcaatgtgggaagagttttactacttctggctatctgactttacaccagagaacacacacaggagagaaatcctaTAGCTGTGACCAGAGATAA